The Montipora capricornis isolate CH-2021 chromosome 3, ASM3666992v2, whole genome shotgun sequence genome includes the window ATCAAGATCTTTTGTGAAAAATCAAGTTCGCAGCTCCAAATGTGACACAGgatttttaaacctttttaattATATGCTAGGACctaaaaaattacagaaatgaATGAATTATACACCAAATATAAATAGGAAAGGAATACaaataaattgaaattgaagAGTTTGCATACAAAGCACATGCTGAAAGCCTAAAACTAGGAACAAGCCAGGAGACATGGAGGTTGCGTTGCAATTGGTTCCAAAAGAACAGATTaaagaataacaaaaaagtGCAATGCAAAGGCTCAGTGCTGTCATGAAGACCGAAAGTAAACATAACTAAATCAAAACAATAGCTGGCCAGCGTAGCAGGccgctgagtgaactttagaaACTTTTTTACACCGGGGTTCATTGAAGGTAAATGGCCACTCGAAAAAATCCAAGTCAAAGGAGCAAGCGAAGGGGGAAGGGGAAAGGAGAAGGAGCGACAACATTTTCGACACCTCCCGGCCATTTCCAAACATGAATGACGAGCATAGGTTTGATTTCAACTACCAACCAATCATAGCGCGCCTTGCGTAAACATTGACGGTAGTACAGTTAATTCGCTAGGAAAAAAATGTACAAGAtcgaaatgaaatttcaacttacCGTTAACGTTTCCCTGTCCATGTTTCTACTGTATGGATTCGTCGACAATGATAAATAGGtgacagttttttttatgtGGAAGTTATTACTATGCCATTTGAGCGAGCTGAGAACTGCCGCGATGCGAAAACTTTGTAGCTTGAGCTTCCCAATGGATACATCTAGCAGCCGACGAGATTGCCGTGAGACCTAATCCTTCAACTTCTATAATCTAGTGACCGACGATACTTCTCAAAGGTGTGATTACTAATGCAGAACACATGCTGAAATATGAAGCTTTTGCCAAATCCCTTGGCAaggatcaccaaaatattgccTCCATTTATTAGTAGTCTTTCTGCTCTTATTTAAGAACACCAGAAAATCCAAACTACCGCAAGGAAGTTTCCAGGTTTTTCTAAAAACAGACTGTCGGCTCTCACGGCTCTGTTTTACACTTCTACGAAAGGGATCAGTAAATTTTGACTGACAGGTAGATTTTTTCTGACAGTTTATAAGGCAAGCAGGCACGATATATCCCCAGCTACTGGTGAACGAAGGTTTCGAAAATGTTGTggggttgattgcaggcggTTGCTCGTTGCTCGCCTTTTCGCCTCGCGCCCTCCCCCTTCGTTTCGCGTGGCCATGTACATTCAATCAACACCGGTGGAAAGAACCTTCTAGAATTCATACAGCTGCTTACAGCAGCGTTGCAAAGCGAAcgataaaacaagaaaatatgcTTAACCAGGCGGCTAAATAACCTAGTAGCCAAAGAAATAAGGTATAATAAGGTATAAGCTAAAAGGGATGatttatgaaaaacaaaacacctaCCGTAATCAAGACAAGAGTTAACGATGAAACAGAACTACATAAAATACTGTTTAGATTTTAAACTTCGACAAAAAGCTAAATTAATGGGAAAAAACGACTCTACAGGGAGATAACAAAGTGATTATAGAGCGATGGGTTACTTACCTAATTATAACCTAAAGAAATGCAATAATAGGCCACTTTTAAAAAagaccataatattctttgtttggaTAAGTATAGTTTatagtttctcttgggacaatgGTCCCAACTGATTCCCAGTGTCTGGAAGTTCATCTCTCAAAAGACAGCACAGGTTTGGCCGCATGGACTTTATCTGGAAATCGCTTGCAGACAGAGGTCTTTTTAAGCAAGCATCCAAGATAATCGGGGCATCATGGTCCTCTGGGCCTGATAAGAAGTACGATTCGGCCTGGAAGGAGATGGTATAGCTGATGTATGCAAAAGAAAATTGATCCACTTCAAGCACCTGTATAATTCAGggaaattgtaaatttcctgtcGCAGTGTTGTACTGAGGGTAAATGTTACAGCACCGTCAATGCATGTCGGTCAGCCCTTTTCTCGACTCTGTATCACATTAACGACGTTTCAGTGGGCTCACACCCTCTTGTTACTCGGTTTCTGAATGGAATTCACAATCTCAGAATCAGAACACCTGCTCCGCGTTATTCCTCAACTTGGGATGTTGCTAAGGATACCAACTATTTAAAGACTTTATCTCCTTTGGGTCAATTTAACACTGAAAACTGTGATGACGCTTTGTGCAGTATCCTCAGTTCAGCAAGTTCAGACATTGTGTACTCTTGATTTTAGGTTTAAAAGGAAACTCAATCACGTATTAGTTTTATTATAGCTGGTCGTTTAAGGACCTGGAAGGTCACTGGAAGTTAAGTTCAATTTATTACCTGAAGATCCTTGTTTTTGTACCAGGTGAACAGTGGCTGAATATATTTCGAGCTATTTCGCGAACCGTAAAAATATTAGACCTAGCACAAGTTCCAGCTATTTGCTTGATTTATTAGACCTTAAAAACCAGTGTCCACTGCTGCTATACAGTAGACAAGTGGATTACATTTCAGTTTTGTTAAGGTCTGGCATTGACGCCTCTGTGTTCAAGGCACGTAGTGTTAGGGGTGCTTCTGTAACTAATGCATATTTCAAGGGAGTTTCAGAGACTCTTCGGGCTGCTGACTTGTCAAATGAACGCACATTTCGTACGTACGATCTACATTGTCCTTCGGTAACTTGTCCCAAGATCAGTTAAACTGATGTTATTACAACGTGTGATGTTTGCATTGGCTTCGGCTCTTTCAACTCGTACAATTAAActatcccataatgcggagcatATTGAGAGACAATTTAAAAATTAGACAAAAGGTACtaaccttgaagtgtaattataattctctgaaGAGATAAGGAGAATTATGGGATAATGCTTCCCTCCctgttttgtcaagtttttgttttgtccaaTTCCCTTTCTTGAGACCTACGCTAATTTCTCACTCCAGGAAGAACTGGAGCGCTTACCAGTTGATAGCCATGCCAGTTCCCATGGCTAAGTAGTCGAGTTTATGAGTTGGCGCCAAATGCAAACTCGATAACAATAGTCTAATATGGCTGACTCCACGACACCTTTATTGGCTGTGGAGTTGTTTGACGACTCTGAGTAAACGGTTAATTTTTATGAAAGTGATTAAGTCATTTCCACGTATCATTATaaatcatatatctttatttaccctcagatttttagagtagcttggtgtagctaatatcatCCGAGCATTTgctctcccaaccatgatacaccacagaaggcagaccacaacaccgggaactacatgccctacctACACCTGACGAGGAAAACCTGCAATCTTTTCGCTCAAGCGGTCATGTGCACAGGAAGAATGCCACTTGGAAACCCCACTGGATCTGGACGAACTGCGATTCCACTGCAAAAGCAAATCCTCCTCGAGCGGTCGTATTACGTTGAGTAGTGTATCAAACCCGTGTTATAAAAGGCGAGTATCGATCTGTCAGGTCAATACGTACATGGGTTGTTTATTAAAAGTATGGATTGCCGTACAACAACAAAGGACCGATTtgcaatataataataataataataataataataatgatttattgACCGTATTTCTACATGGTAGCTTTGCAGCCATCATTTTAACTAAGTAATTTCTAACTAATCACAAACATAATGCACAAGttgaaaactttttaaaaatgtaaGATCTAAAAATGCTATAAATATTATGAGTAACCATAATTAAGGAGCCTTGTCAAGACAACTTATGAGGTTCAACTTAAGAGGGTAAATTTAAGCGCGTGCTGGCCTTGCTctttgaaattttacaacaatCATTGTTAAAAGTATCAAAGTTTGGACACCGCCTTACATTTGCGTGTAGGGGATTGAATAAAGTCGCTAATGAGTCCTGGAAAGTACCCTTAATTAGGGAATTTCTATTACAGGTGCATTACTAGAGCGCAGTGTACGTTTGGGATTGTGCCTAGGCAATTGCAAGTATTCGGGCCAAGCTTCACTAAAAGAGCTCGGTGTCCAAAcataaggaggctcgaaagggtttcaacacttagaagactctctgtttagatcgaatgacgctacaacactgtatcgcGTAACAGCAATGGTATGGTACCCTATGACACAACGATTATTTCCAAataagatgtgatcattattgtggtgtaataagttaccttggcaacgggaaatcCCAGAAAAAAACCATGTTTTGGATTTAGTTGATCATATCTCGAAAAAGAACTTGGTGAGcccccttttttattgatgaaaagtgattagaaggccacgataAAGCTTTCGGCAAAGTTCAAAATAATTCTGTCAAGagaattcagagctacctttaaAACATCACAAAATTAAGATGGCGTCAGTATTTTGATATATTTCCTTACTTTAGGACGATTTAGCGTGAGCATATCTACGTTATCATCACCGGTGTTGACAATACGACCATCCCAAAGAATGTTCAACTGGCTGAATAATCTCTCTACTGTGTCGAGCCAGGCTTGGTAGTCCTGAATAAGTTCCGATCGATAAAGGACCTCTAAGCAGCGGTCGAAGctcagttttttttctaagtcgccttttggcgaccttctttcacAAAAAGGTCGGCAAATATAAAACGTTGGTCGCCATTTTCCCTCGATGACACACTGTGGCGTAATTATATAAAGGAAAGAACTGCTGACCATTTTGAGACAAAGATGGCCGCCTTACGATCGCTGCTAAGCGTGTACATCTATTCGCGCTGTCTTTCAACTCTTCATACACGTAGAGAAAGAAGAgaactgcaaaaattgcaaagGAAATTCATAGACAATGTTTCGgtaaacctgtttatttttatttatttatttatttatttatttatttatttatttatttatttatttatttattattttcattttgtctGGATCTAGagcttaaaaaaatataccGATTATCACGATACCACTTCCACGCGCCGGAATAGTCATCAATTTGGCGACCTTGGCGATAACTTTAGTcgccattattattttttaagtcGCTAAGGCGACGAATTCGGTCGCAGCTTCGAGAGCTGCAAAGAGCATTTTACTATGTTTATTGTGATGCGAGATCTCTAGCTACAAGTGTTCCAAATCTGGTTCTATATTCTCAATATCTATATGCTTTTTGTATAGCTTATACTTTCCGTCACATATGCCCCAACGCCACCTCCGCGGATCTTTTTGCGTTTGGGAAAAACATCACTGTAACCAGGGATGGTGACATACTGCGGTAGGAGCGCATTATCTTTAAAACATGGTTCACTCATAGTCACAACGTCAAAAGGGTACCTCTTGATTGTAGCGAGTAACTCATCAAACCAGGATGCCATGGTTCGCGTGTTTATGTGGAGTATTCGAAACTGGTCTGGATCGGCTTGGCTCCAGGCTCGCTCATAAGCTGGTATCAGAAAATGATAAGTTATGCTTATGGATGGGCAAGTTATGCTAATAGAATAGTGCTTTGATAATCCGGTTACTCCGTTACTGTTCAACTTACTGATGGATGGTGCGATTTCTCCGTTCTCATCAACAGAAAATGGtcgtaaaaagaaaaagacaaatcgTCGCTTGTATAGGTCCTCGTAAAATATAACACGCACTGCATTAACCGGACACGTAACTCGAAAACCAGGGTCAAAAAACGGCGGTTTAGTATGTCTTCGAAGCAGACTGTGCTTTCAAAGAGCCCTGCCTTTTTCACTCGACAGTCGCGGCGGGATAAACTGGGACCGAGCACTCCTTGTCATTTGATTCTGTACCGGAATTTCCGGAGATTTTGGTCGAATGGTAAGCGCTCCTagggcccatttctcgaaagtcccgtaaACTTTGAAATTGCCAACCACTTGCTTTGGAAAGCAgatattttaacatgtttttaaggtaacaaaaataaaaatgactttgaagtttgacgacttaaatcctctccgttcttgagatacaaagggaattgtgacagccgaaaatggcccgtaaagtttggGGACTTTCGAGAAAGGGACCCCTGgtcatttgtttctttctttataAATAGAGGGGTGACACGCCCCCAGAGTCCgcatttcttttggtcagcaccggACTCTGGGGACAAGATTGGAGGTGTCTCGGGAGATGACTCGCATTTGAATGGAAGTTAATCAGCAAATTatatctcatatttcacggttcagtaaaacaaaaacttacatttgCCACTTataaaaattggccaaatggATTTCTGATAAGActgtgtcaaaaaaaaaaaaccgttcatctctctccaaaatcgttttcTGGACGTCGAAtaagtttccgccatacattttctcaaagcgacttgcaatgtttgccccctggcgatcccagaaccctttccGAATAAAGCAGGGATCCGATTagtggcaactcattcattataattacacttcaaggttaGTCCTTTTTGttaaatgtttaaaattttagccATAAAACTGAGCTATTTTGTATTAAAGAAAGAACTTTACATGATTAGTTGGTCGGAGTAAAACATGAAACTAATTTGAAACCCATCTAAATCTCGTAGAATAAACGCTCTATGTGCTATGGCGTACTTAACTTAGTACTCTCACTGAGCCTGGGTATCATAATGTTCTTAGTATGTGTTCTTAAAAATTTGATTAGTCTCTGGCTGGACGTTGTCACAACAAAGAGTGTACAACATGGTACACCAATATGCCACATTGATTCACGCACAGATAATGAACATTAAATCTATTTAAGACACAATAATGTACCAAACATAACCCAAAGCTGATATCATTGATCCCAAAAGCTGGGCGACCGCTGACAatgacttaaaggggctaggtcatgcaatttaggcaatttcagcactggtCGAATGGtaatagaattaactaaaatatcaaaataacttttCAAAACTATAGGAGAACACAacacacagggaagccaagaagggacatggatggacaaaactggagaggattgaaatggattcaatttggtaaatttgaaaaacgtcggcccacccttttttaaatttatatccgactatatcaaaatatcatttacaaagctagaaaatcaattgttatgtggccgtgattttgcaaatgaaagactcttgctctgccaatttgacgtttagagctcataattaacaaaattaaacaaaattacctaaaatagcgtgacctagcccctttaaggccaACAACTATGGCCAAGCTTTGAAAAACTTGTAACCCATCGGTGTACGAGGTTTTGCATTCCAATTTGACAAATATTGAAAAGATCGGTGCCTGCCAAGAATGATTCATCAAGGACTACATGTATTGCAAGGTTTTTGATATTGCTATGCATCATAACACGAATCTAAGTCGAGTCCACAGCAAACTGTACGAGGAAGATAATGATTGTCTACGAATAACTAGACTATTTGCAGTTTAAAGATGATTCATTCCTTACAAATTGTGAATTAAGTTACAGGACCCTAAACTAAAATTAAATGACTTGGCTATTTTAAGGAGGCCTGAAATTTAAACCTAGCTTATTTTAGTTATCCACTAAAGCACCTCTTAAATCAGCTCGATGCACGTAACTACTGATTTGACTGCTAGTTTTCAGATAATACCTGCCAAAAATCCTCAGCAAACTGCAAAAAGGCTCTTATTTAGAATGCCAAGCATGTCAAGTTGGATTCTTGCAACATTATTAATAAAGAAGCACTTgaaactggaatttttttacaaaacgacGAGAAAGTCTACACCGACAAATGCGAGGTTTATATTATAACTTACAACTGACTCTAGTATTTCCTGTCAATTAATTGAACTCGCAGAGGCCTGTCAGGAATGATCACTCCTCTCACGAACGGCTCCACGATCTCATCCGGAGGATAACGTATCTCAAACCGCTGGACGATCCTTGCCAAGAGCAGATAAAGCTCCAGCTCAGCAATTCGGCGGCCAAGACACATACGTGTTCCAAAGCCGAAGGGCATGGAAGAAAACACTTCTTTAGCATCGTTGAACTTGGACTTAGTTGCTCTATCACGCAGCCATCTCTCTGGTTTGAATTTCTCAGGTTGTGGGAATACGTTCTCATCACGGCTCATGGCATACAATAACATAATTATTTGTGTACCGGCGGGGATATGGAAATCTCTGATCATCATATCTTTCGGTAAAATTCGGAATAAAGCTGACGAAACAGGATACAGTCGTAAGGTTTCTCGCACCCAAGCTTTGATGTAAGGCATTTCTTCCAGAGTTGTTGGTGTAGCGATTGTTTCATTTCCCAAAACAGACAAAACTTCTTGTCGTAGGACTTCTTGTTTCTTTGGGTTCTTCGCCATCATGTACAACATCCATTGCATTGTGTTAGAGGTTGTGTCCACTCCAGCGAACAAGACATCAATCACACTTGCTAGAAAATCATCCTTGGTGATTTTTCCACTTGACAGGAGGAACTCGAAGAAACCTGCTTTGTCATAATCGGTGAACCTGGATGTTTCGCTTGACTTCAGCTCGAGTTCATTAATTCTTCTCTGTGTAAACAATTCAGCGTACTCGTACATTGTGTCAAAACTTCTGAACAATTGTTTAAACTGTTTAGTCTCATAAATCTTGAAAATCCACAAAGGCCACACACTGACGCCAGTAGTGCTGTAAAGAAATTCTCCGACGGCTTTGATGAAAGTTTGTGCTTCTGCGTTTACTTCCGGCTCCAGGCATCCaaatcttttttcaaacaacataAATGCCACAGACTCGAATGACCATTTGAAGAGCTCGTTATCAAGTTCACGGACTTCGTTATCTTTGTCTGTCCCGCTTTGTTCTCGAATAGTTCGCAGCCTGTGAATGAAATCAGTAATGATTTCGTTGAATTCAGCCGCGTAGTCTGCGACTTGTTTGGGTCGAAGCATGCGTTTGCTAAGCACGCTTCGGTGCCTGTACCATTCAGGGCCATCAGCAAAGAAAATACCGGCGGTCTTCTGTCGCTTTTCGCGATAATAGTCGATAGCAGGGAATCGAAATCGTTCTGGGTACTTCGATTCTGCACGCATAACCTTGGCGACATCAGACGGATCAGCCAACTGAACGACAGCGTTTCCACCAAATCGATGTTTGTGTATGTAACCATATTCTCTTACATCTTGCATTTGAGAAGACAACAAGCGTTTTTCAAGCCGCTCACCTCCTGTTCCAACAAGCAAAGTCCAGCCCGTCCCCACAACTGGGAGACTTTTGGGTCCGGGAATATCAGCCAAAGACTTAACGGTGTAGTCATCTTGATTCGACGAGGTCACCGTCGAAAGGGCGAGAATTCTTGTGCTATTACGATAATCAAAATTTCTCCGTAAACCCAATACGAATAATCTGTAAACTTTGGAATTTCGAGCGAGTGTCATGATGCGTACTTTACTAAATCCTTTGTATCGTTGATGATAAAAGTTTTGCTCAAGGTTTGTGCTATGAGATTTGCTCTTAATTAAATCTACTGCACAAACAAAGGAATGCATCTGCGGTCGATCATTGTTCGGAGGGGTGGAACTGAGTACCATGAAAAACAAGGATTGGGTGACGAAAATGGATAAATGGGCTTTCTTTTGACTTTGCGCTCCTAGCGAATATCTCGAAACAAAAGGAGGAACAATACGGCGGTGCATATCTTTTTTTGTCACTGATATCAAGCCATTATTGTATTATAAGTAGAACCAAATTAATGTTCTCCAAAAGAGATAGAAAAGCAGGAGGCAAAAGACTTCTATGAAAATTTACACATGCACAAATACGAAGGATCTTAAATAGTGGACTGGATGGATCGTCAATTGCAGAAAAAGTCATAGTAGACATAGTACGATAGTACGTATACAGATTTTTTCTACTAGATATAAATCGGTTTCAAAATAGTTTCATATGTATTTCCCCCACTAATCAAATAAATTtccatcttttttgaaaagaaaaaaatgaatcaGGTTCAACTTATAATAGAATAATCCCTTGATTACAAGTGACAAACAAGACATGTGATTCGATGGAGGCGCATATTtcgccaaattcaaaagaaaagccattttaaaaaaatccttaCGACACAATCGACCActgctgttgtttttgtttgttcagTGCCGTGCCCTTTTAAATACAAACAAAGCTGCAATTTGCATGAGTCGTTTAGTCCattcataggcagcccaagttcgcgtcactagagagcgtgtaataattaattactagtgggaagatgacctttgagtaaaagcggtgttgcgttacagaagtcaaggctgcacactacgattccgaccgttgttagctcagaggcggtttgccactcgaaaatccatcccagctgcgattttttcacgcaaagctaaaacCACATcattcgtcgtcaaaaatccccacacacttggctggaaatgagcatctTCAgcttcgattccacgatagctgatgaatttaacagctgctgataaccgaacaggacacggagcttgggtccgaagtcaaattaactccacgcgatgaggtacagtcatttcatgtaccaCAGCGGGGTGAGCGGCTTCTccaacagctccatggttacgagtgacGCTGTGGGAATGGGGTACCACAGCGGGGTGAGCGGCTTCTccaacagctccatggttacgagtgacGCTGTGGGAATGGGGTACCACAGCGGGGTGAGCGGCTTCTccaacagctccatggttatgagtgacgctgtggggatggggtaagtgttgtacctcatcgggtggagttaatttgacttGGGACCCAAGAATGCgaataaaactaaaaactaaactaATTAAAATTTTAGAATCCAACCTAGAGCACATGATCTGCAGGAAAACTTAAGTCCAGGCCCCAGTTCTCTATCCAGTGAATAAGTCTTtacaaaaccaattgcgctatccaatagATAGCGATTTATCTGGTGGGTAGTGTTATCCGCCCTCTGAACAACGAGGGCCAGATATCTTCTTCAGTACATGTGTGGTCTgcgttaataataataataataataataataataataataataataataataataataataatactttattaaaTAATCAACAACTTTATTCACAATTTTCATCTTCCTACCTACTTAAATGTACAAAAACAATAATCATTCTTGATTGTTCAAATT containing:
- the LOC138043394 gene encoding 25-hydroxyvitamin D-1 alpha hydroxylase, mitochondrial-like translates to MHRRIVPPFVSRYSLGAQSQKKAHLSIFVTQSLFFMVLSSTPPNNDRPQMHSFVCAVDLIKSKSHSTNLEQNFYHQRYKGFSKVRIMTLARNSKVYRLFVLGLRRNFDYRNSTRILALSTVTSSNQDDYTVKSLADIPGPKSLPVVGTGWTLLVGTGGERLEKRLLSSQMQDVREYGYIHKHRFGGNAVVQLADPSDVAKVMRAESKYPERFRFPAIDYYREKRQKTAGIFFADGPEWYRHRSVLSKRMLRPKQVADYAAEFNEIITDFIHRLRTIREQSGTDKDNEVRELDNELFKWSFESVAFMLFEKRFGCLEPEVNAEAQTFIKAVGEFLYSTTGVSVWPLWIFKIYETKQFKQLFRSFDTMYEYAELFTQRRINELELKSSETSRFTDYDKAGFFEFLLSSGKITKDDFLASVIDVLFAGVDTTSNTMQWMLYMMAKNPKKQEVLRQEVLSVLGNETIATPTTLEEMPYIKAWVRETLRLYPVSSALFRILPKDMMIRDFHIPAGTQIIMLLYAMSRDENVFPQPEKFKPERWLRDRATKSKFNDAKEVFSSMPFGFGTRMCLGRRIAELELYLLLARIVQRFEIRYPPDEIVEPFVRGVIIPDRPLRVQLIDRKY